GCATGGAGCCGTTCGGGCTCCACCACTCATCGGCGTCGCCGGAGCCGGAGACGTATCGGAATACTACCTGGCCATTGCCTTCCATTCGCTCCAGGGTCCGGGCATCGGCCGTGTAGCGGCCGTCGCCGTGAGCGATCGGGACGGCGATCGTCTGCCCGCGGTGGTAGCGGTTGGTGAACATGGTGGTGGCATTCTCCACCCGTAGCTGGACCAGTTCGCAGACGAATTTCAACCCTTCGTTGCGCAGCAGCGCGCCGGGCAGCAGTCCGGCCTCGCAGGCAATCTGGAATCCGTTGCAGATGGCGAGCACCGGCGCCCCGCGTCTGGCGTGCGCGACGACCTCGGTCATGATCGGGCTGAAGCGCGCGATCGCGCCGGGCCGCAGATAGTCGCCGTAGCTGAATCCGCCGGGCAGGATCACGACGTCGGCGCCGTGCAGGTCGTGGTCCTTGTGCCAGAGATACACGGCTTCTTCGCCGACGGCGTCGATCACGGCGCGGTAGGCGTCGTAATCGCAGTTGGAGCCGGGGAAGGTCACGATGCCGAACTTCATGCGGCGCCCACCGACACGACGTCGAAGTCCTCGGTCACCGGATTGGCCAGCAGGCGCTCGCACATGGCGCGCACCTCGTGCTCGGCGGCTGCCGCATCGGCCGCGTCGAGTTCCACGGTGAGGTGCCGTCCCACGTGCACGTCGCGCACCGAGGCGAAACCGAGGGTGTGAAGGGCGTCGGCCACGGCCTTGCCCTGCGGGTCGAGGAGGCCGCGGCGTGGGGTGATGTGGAGCGATACGCGAAAGCGACTCATTCGGCGGTTGACTCGGGTGAAGGATTGGGAGACCGGGGGCCGGCGGGCGGCGGAGCGCCGGGGACCGGTCCCTCGCTGCGGCGGCCGCGCCGGCGGCGGCGGGGCCGCGCGTCCGGCCACGGCTCGTCACCCACGTCTTCGCGGCGGCTGACGTCGCGGGAACGGGAGGGCATCGCGTGCTCCGCCGCGACGCCGGGCGTGACGCCCCGCCGGTCGAGCAGGCCGAGCGTGGCGGCGCGGGCGATGCCGAACGCGACGTAGACCACCGCGGCGGGGAAGAAGAACTGATTGGGCAGGAACACGAGCGCCACGATGCCGCCCACCACGAGCAGCAGCCCGATGACCCCGCGCACGCTCCGCAGGCCGACGTTCGGCATCACGGGGTACGGCACGTTGCTCACCATCAGGAAGCTCAAGGCGATCATGATGTAGCGGAGCAGGACGTGCCACGGCAGGTTGGCGATGACCGTCTCCTGGTACAGCGGTGTTTGGCTGAACCAGTAGTAGGTGGCCAGCGTCATGCCGGCGGCAGGTGTGGGGAGGCCCTGGAAATAGGTCTTCGCGGTGCCCGCCTGCTCGACGTTAAAGCGCGCCAGCCGCAGCACCGCGCACGCGGTGAACAGGAAGCAGAACAGCCAGTCCCACCCTTCGCGGTTGAACACGGCGAAGTACATGATCAGCGACGGCGCCACGCCGAACGTGATCGCGTCGACGAGGGAGTCGAGCTCCTCGCCGAAGCGGCCGCCGGTGTTGGTGGCGCGGGCCACGCGTCCGTCGAGCATGTCCATCACGCCGCCGAGGACGACGAACCAGCCGGCCTGCGTGTAGTCGCCGCGGGTGGCGGCGACGATGGCGAACATGCCGAAGAAGAGGTTCCCGAGCGTGAGTCCGCTCGGGAACAGCACCACCGCGCGGCGTACGTTCGTACGGGGTCCTGGGGGGGTCATGGCGAGGTCAGCTCCGCGAGCACGGTCATGCCCGCCTTCGTGGTCTGACCCACCGCCACGCGGATCGCGGCGGTGGTGGGAAGAAACACGTCGACGCGCGATCCGAACCGGATGAGTCCCATCCGTTCGCCCTGGCGCGCCTCGTCGCCGACCTTGCTGTACGTGACGATCCGTCGCGCGATGAGCCCGGCGATCTGGCGCATGAGCACGCGCGTGGCGCCGTGCGCGATGCCCACCGACATCTGCTCGTTCTCGAGACTGGCCTTCTCCACGGCGGCATTGAGGAATTTGCCGGGATTGTAGTGCACGTAGCGCACGACGCCGCTCACCGGATAGCGGTTCACGTGCACGTTGAACACGTTCATGAAGACCGATATCCGGAGGGCGCGGCCGCCGAGGAACGTCGGCTCATCGACCTCCGTGATGTGCACGATGCGTCCGTCGGCCGGCGCGATGACGAGGGCGTCGCCGCGCGGGCCGTTCCGTTCGGGATCGCGGAAGAAATACGCCACCCAGAGGGCGATCACGGTAAGCAGGAAGGCCAGCACCCACAACGGCCAAGACCGCCGGTCGAGGGCCAGCGCGTAGGCGCCGGCGGCGATGACGGCGGCGCCGGCGATGAACGGGACCCCCTCGCGCGCGAAGCTCACGCGAGCCCCGCCCGATCGAGCGCGGCGCCGGTGATGCGGCGGTATGCGTCCAGGTAGCGCTCGCTGGTCGCCGTGATCACCGAGGTGGGCAGAGGCGGCGGCGGGGCTTCGCCGTTCCAGCGGCCGGCGCGCCGCTCGCCGTCGAGATAATCGCGCAACGGTTGCTTGTCGAAGCTCGGCTGCGTGTGGCCCGGGGCGTACTGATCGGCGGGCCAGAACCGGGAGCTGTCGGGGGTGAGCACCTCGTCGATCAGCGTGATCCGGCCCGAGGCGTCGCGCCCGAACTCGAACTTGGTGTCGGCGATGATGATGCCGCGGTCGGCGGCGAGGGCCCGGCCCATCTCGTACACGTGGCGGCTGAGCCGCTCCAACTCCGCGGCCACGTCGGGGCCGAGGCGGGCCGCGACCTCGGCCGGCGTGATGTTCTCGTCGTGGCCGCTCTCCGCCTTGGTGGCCGGGCTGAACAGCGGCGTCTCGAATCGGTCGGCCTCGCGGAGGCCCGGCGGCAGCGGCTCGCCGGCCAGCGTCCCGTGCGCCTGGTATTCCTTCCACGCCGAGCCGGAGATGTAGCCGCGCACCACGCACTCGATGGGGAACACCTCCGTGCGGCGGCACAGCATGGCGCGGCCGGCGATGGTCGCGCGATGCCCCATCAGCGACGGCACGCGGCGCACGATCTCGTCGGCGTCGGCGGTGATCAGATGGTGGTGCACCTCGCCTTCGAACTGCCGCAGCCACCAGGCGGTGGTCTGCGTGAGCACCGCGCCCTTGTACGGGATCGGCTCTTTCATCACGACGTCGAACGCGCTCACGCGATCGGTAGCCACGATGAGCAGATGCAGCGGGTCCACCACATACACCTCGCGCACCTTGCCGCGGCGCAGATGGCGCAGGGGGAGCGGGGCCAGCGTCACGATGCTCATACCCGTACGTCCTCCCGCTCGGCGGGGGGGGCGCCGCGGAGCAAGGGCTCCACGACCTCGGTGAGAAACTCGTCCACCTGCTCCCGGGCGCGACCGATGAAATTGAGCGGGTCGAGCAGGGCGTGCATCTCGTCGGCAGGCACCGGCCACGTGGGCTCGGCGGCGAGGCGGAGCAGCATGTCGTTGGACGGCGCGCCGTCCTTGACCGCGCGCGCCGCGGCGATGCTGGCCCGGCGGATCTGCTCATGCGCATCCTGGCGATCGACCCCGCGCTGCACGGCGCGGATGATCAACGCTTCAGTGGCCATGAACGGCAACTCGTCGCCGAGCCGGCGAGCGATCCGCGCCGGATGCACCTCCAGGCCGTCCACCACGTTTTCCATGATCACGAGGATGGCGTCGGTGGCCAGGAACGCCTCGGGGATGGACAGGCGGCGATTGGCGCTGTCGTCGAGCGTGCGCTCGAAGAACTGGACGCTGTGCGTGAGATTGGCGTTCGGCTCGAGCGTCAGCACGAACCGGGCCAGCGATGCGATGCGTTCGCAACGCATGGGATTCCGCTTGTAGGCCATGGCCGACGACCCGATCTGCTCCTCCTCGAACGGCTCCTCGATCTCGCCATAGGACTGCAGCATGCGGATGTCGCCGCTGAACTTGGCGGCGCTGGCCGCCACGCCGGCCACCACGTCGAGCACGGCGGCATCGAGCTTGCGCGTGTAGGTCTGTCCCGTCACCGGGAGCGCCGATCGGAACCCGATCGCCGCGGTCACGGTGCGCTCCAGGCGGCGCACCTTGTCGTGGTCGCCGCCGAACAGATCGAGGAACGACGCCTGCGTGCCGGTGGTCCCCTTCACGCCGCGGCACGGGAGGGTATCGCGGCGGTGATCGAGCTCGGCGAGATCGAGGGCGAGGTCCTGCATCCAGAGCGTGGCGCGCTTGCCCACGGTGGTGGGCTGCGCGGGCTGGAGGTGCGTGGAGCCGAGCGTGGGCAGGTCGCGCCACCGTCGCGCGAATTCGCCCAGCCCCCGCAGCACGTGCACGAGCTTGCCACGCAGCAGATCGAGGCCGCGCCGCATGAGGATGAGGTCGGCGTTGTCGGTGACGAACGCGCTCGTCGCGCCCAGATGGATGAACTTCCGCGCCGCGGGGGCCACATCGCCGAATGCGTGGACGTGCGCCATCACGTCATGACGGTAGCGCCGCTCGTAGGCGGCCACGGCCTCGAAATCGATGTCGTCGAGGTGGGCCCGCATCTGGGCGATGGCCTCGGCGGGGATCGGCACGCCGAGCGCCTGCTCCGCCTCGGCCAGGGCCAGCCAGAGCCGGCGCCAGAGGCCGTAACGCGTATTCGGCCCCCACAGCTGCAGCATCGCACGCGAGGCGTACCGTTCGGCCAGCGGCGAGGAGTACTGATCGGACGTGGTCATCGGATCTCGAAGTCGGTTGCGTAGTAGGTGCCCGACCGTTCGAGGTACATGCGGATGGGGCCGCCGCCCGCGAAGTGGTCGAGCGCCCGGGAGGCGTCGTCCGCCGTTCGAATGTTGACGTCGTTGATGCGCACGATGACGTCTCCCGTCTGGATGCCGAGTTGCTGGGCCATGCTGTCGCTGACCTTGAAGACGAGCGCGCCCGCCTGGCTCCGCAGGTTGCGCTCGGCACGAATGGCCGGCGTCACGGTCACGAGTTCGAGCTGCTTGAGCACCTCCACCTTGGGCGCGTCCACCTCGGGCAGGTCGACCGTGTTGACGGTGGTGTCGAACTCACGGTCGCCGCGGCGCATGTGCAGACGCACGCTCTGGCCCACGCCGAGGTCGAGCAGCGCCCCTTCCCAGTCGTACATGTTGTGGATGGTGCGGTCGTTCTCGCGCACGATCACGTCGCCGGGGCGGAGGCCGGCCCGCGCCGCCGGCGAGCCCGGCACCACGGTGGCGATCACGGCGTGCTGCGCGATGGCGTCGCGGACGTTGTCGCTGCTCGGCACCTGCAGCTTGACGCCGATCCACGGGCGCCGCACCTCGCCGTGCGCGAGGAGGTCGTCCACGTCGTGCCGCACGCGGTTGATCGGGATCGCGAATCCCAGGCCCACCGAGCCGCCGCTCGGCGTGTAGATCGAACTGTTGACGCCGATCACGTCGCCGTCGGCGTCGACCAGCGCGCCGCCCGAATTGCCCGGATTGATGGCGGCGTCGGTCTGGATCATGTCGAAGTAGGCCTGCGGCCCGTTGGCGCCGGCCACGAGGTTGCGCCCCGTGCCGCTGATCACGCCCACGGTGACGCTGGGCTCCGGATTTCCGAGCATGAAGCCGTACGGATTGCCGATCGCGATTGCCCACTCGCCCACGAGCACGTGATCGGAGTTGCCGAGCGTGGCTACGGGCAGATTCCTGGCGTCGATCTTGATCACGGCCACGTCCTGCGTGGCATCCACCCCGAGGATCTTGGCCGGATACACCGCGCCATCGGGCAGCATCACGGAGATCTTCTGGGCGCCGGCCACCACGTGGGCATTGGTGACGATCACGCCGTCGGCGCGGATCACGACGCCGGTGCCGAGGCCGGCTTCGGCGCGCGACGTGGGCCCGCTGTTGAGGAACCAGTTCCACATGTCGGGCTGCACCTGCTGGACCTGTTCCGTCTGCACGGTGACCACGGCGGGGGAGACCTTCGCCACGGCGCGGGTGATC
Above is a genomic segment from Gemmatimonadaceae bacterium containing:
- the purQ gene encoding phosphoribosylformylglycinamidine synthase subunit PurQ gives rise to the protein MKFGIVTFPGSNCDYDAYRAVIDAVGEEAVYLWHKDHDLHGADVVILPGGFSYGDYLRPGAIARFSPIMTEVVAHARRGAPVLAICNGFQIACEAGLLPGALLRNEGLKFVCELVQLRVENATTMFTNRYHRGQTIAVPIAHGDGRYTADARTLERMEGNGQVVFRYVSGSGDADEWWSPNGSMHAIAGIVSAEGNVLGMMPHPERAVSPLLGSDDGIGVFESLLAKVAA
- the purS gene encoding phosphoribosylformylglycinamidine synthase subunit PurS, whose product is MSRFRVSLHITPRRGLLDPQGKAVADALHTLGFASVRDVHVGRHLTVELDAADAAAAEHEVRAMCERLLANPVTEDFDVVSVGAA
- the pssA gene encoding CDP-diacylglycerol--serine O-phosphatidyltransferase, whose protein sequence is MTPPGPRTNVRRAVVLFPSGLTLGNLFFGMFAIVAATRGDYTQAGWFVVLGGVMDMLDGRVARATNTGGRFGEELDSLVDAITFGVAPSLIMYFAVFNREGWDWLFCFLFTACAVLRLARFNVEQAGTAKTYFQGLPTPAAGMTLATYYWFSQTPLYQETVIANLPWHVLLRYIMIALSFLMVSNVPYPVMPNVGLRSVRGVIGLLLVVGGIVALVFLPNQFFFPAAVVYVAFGIARAATLGLLDRRGVTPGVAAEHAMPSRSRDVSRREDVGDEPWPDARPRRRRRGRRSEGPVPGAPPPAGPRSPNPSPESTAE
- a CDS encoding phosphatidylserine decarboxylase family protein; this translates as MSFAREGVPFIAGAAVIAAGAYALALDRRSWPLWVLAFLLTVIALWVAYFFRDPERNGPRGDALVIAPADGRIVHITEVDEPTFLGGRALRISVFMNVFNVHVNRYPVSGVVRYVHYNPGKFLNAAVEKASLENEQMSVGIAHGATRVLMRQIAGLIARRIVTYSKVGDEARQGERMGLIRFGSRVDVFLPTTAAIRVAVGQTTKAGMTVLAELTSP
- a CDS encoding phosphoribosylaminoimidazolesuccinocarboxamide synthase, with product MSIVTLAPLPLRHLRRGKVREVYVVDPLHLLIVATDRVSAFDVVMKEPIPYKGAVLTQTTAWWLRQFEGEVHHHLITADADEIVRRVPSLMGHRATIAGRAMLCRRTEVFPIECVVRGYISGSAWKEYQAHGTLAGEPLPPGLREADRFETPLFSPATKAESGHDENITPAEVAARLGPDVAAELERLSRHVYEMGRALAADRGIIIADTKFEFGRDASGRITLIDEVLTPDSSRFWPADQYAPGHTQPSFDKQPLRDYLDGERRAGRWNGEAPPPPLPTSVITATSERYLDAYRRITGAALDRAGLA
- the purB gene encoding adenylosuccinate lyase, coding for MTTSDQYSSPLAERYASRAMLQLWGPNTRYGLWRRLWLALAEAEQALGVPIPAEAIAQMRAHLDDIDFEAVAAYERRYRHDVMAHVHAFGDVAPAARKFIHLGATSAFVTDNADLILMRRGLDLLRGKLVHVLRGLGEFARRWRDLPTLGSTHLQPAQPTTVGKRATLWMQDLALDLAELDHRRDTLPCRGVKGTTGTQASFLDLFGGDHDKVRRLERTVTAAIGFRSALPVTGQTYTRKLDAAVLDVVAGVAASAAKFSGDIRMLQSYGEIEEPFEEEQIGSSAMAYKRNPMRCERIASLARFVLTLEPNANLTHSVQFFERTLDDSANRRLSIPEAFLATDAILVIMENVVDGLEVHPARIARRLGDELPFMATEALIIRAVQRGVDRQDAHEQIRRASIAAARAVKDGAPSNDMLLRLAAEPTWPVPADEMHALLDPLNFIGRAREQVDEFLTEVVEPLLRGAPPAEREDVRV
- a CDS encoding trypsin-like peptidase domain-containing protein; amino-acid sequence: MIARRFFSLAAVAAAFAACSRPAESSAQTSRALPPPPSRSDSVSDSRQNAITRAVAKVSPAVVTVQTEQVQQVQPDMWNWFLNSGPTSRAEAGLGTGVVIRADGVIVTNAHVVAGAQKISVMLPDGAVYPAKILGVDATQDVAVIKIDARNLPVATLGNSDHVLVGEWAIAIGNPYGFMLGNPEPSVTVGVISGTGRNLVAGANGPQAYFDMIQTDAAINPGNSGGALVDADGDVIGVNSSIYTPSGGSVGLGFAIPINRVRHDVDDLLAHGEVRRPWIGVKLQVPSSDNVRDAIAQHAVIATVVPGSPAARAGLRPGDVIVRENDRTIHNMYDWEGALLDLGVGQSVRLHMRRGDREFDTTVNTVDLPEVDAPKVEVLKQLELVTVTPAIRAERNLRSQAGALVFKVSDSMAQQLGIQTGDVIVRINDVNIRTADDASRALDHFAGGGPIRMYLERSGTYYATDFEIR